A window from Ignavibacteriota bacterium encodes these proteins:
- the era gene encoding GTPase Era: protein MKIRSGFVTIIGKPNVGKSTLMNKLIGEDLSIITSKPQTTRKRILGILDTKEFQIVFLDTPGILEPKYLLQEKLLDYVDHSVQDADILVFLLDAQNIDVEIKSFEKESIKKFISNKKQKKILAINKIDLSNEEKVKNSILYFENEKLFENIIPISAIENYNIGSLLSKIVEYLPEHPKYFPEDQLTDEPEKFFVAEKIREKVFELYKDEIPYSVEVVIDQFLERENRKDFISASIIVERDSQKPIILGKKGTSIKKLGELSRKSIEEFLMREVFLELFVKVKPNWRKDENMLKNFGYSN, encoded by the coding sequence ATGAAAATAAGATCCGGATTTGTAACAATAATCGGCAAACCAAATGTTGGTAAATCAACTTTGATGAATAAATTAATCGGAGAAGATTTATCAATAATTACAAGTAAGCCGCAGACTACGCGTAAAAGAATTTTAGGAATTTTGGATACAAAAGAATTTCAAATTGTTTTTTTAGATACTCCCGGAATTTTAGAGCCAAAATATTTACTTCAAGAAAAATTACTGGATTACGTTGATCATTCGGTTCAAGATGCCGATATTCTTGTGTTTCTATTGGATGCGCAAAATATAGATGTTGAAATTAAATCTTTCGAAAAAGAAAGTATTAAAAAATTTATTTCAAATAAGAAGCAGAAAAAAATTCTTGCAATAAACAAAATTGATTTATCAAATGAAGAAAAAGTAAAAAATTCAATTTTATATTTTGAGAATGAAAAATTGTTTGAAAATATAATTCCAATTTCTGCTATTGAGAATTACAATATTGGTTCATTGCTTTCAAAAATTGTGGAATATTTACCGGAACATCCAAAATATTTTCCGGAAGATCAATTAACGGATGAACCAGAAAAATTTTTTGTCGCCGAAAAAATAAGAGAAAAAGTTTTTGAATTATACAAGGATGAGATTCCATATTCGGTTGAAGTAGTAATAGATCAATTTTTAGAAAGAGAAAACCGAAAAGATTTTATTTCTGCTTCAATAATTGTTGAACGTGATTCCCAAAAACCGATTATTCTTGGCAAAAAAGGAACATCGATTAAAAAATTGGGTGAACTTTCCAGAAAATCTATTGAAGAATTTTTAATGCGAGAAGTTTTTTTGGAATTGTTTGTTAAGGTAAAACCAAATTGGCGAAAGGATGAAAACATGTTAAAGAATTTTGGTTATAGTAATTAA